Proteins from one Gibbsiella quercinecans genomic window:
- a CDS encoding LacI family DNA-binding transcriptional regulator — protein sequence MIKKRVLLADVANLAGLSKATVSRYLNNSLVLPQQTAARIEAAIHQLDYRGNSLARRLSKGGSETLGLVLPDITNPFFAELADAAEEAASAQGYSLVLCVTRNDPEKERQFIRWLDTCQVDGLLFTTNRPDDGLLRREIQRHSRIVLLDEDIPGSRAPKVFADNQQGGRIATEQLIAAGHRRIAFVGGPDALMSVRERYQGFCEALEQAGLQCPPEWVMHGEYQRTYGTDALNILFSAWEKPTAIFAASDYLVLGILDGLRARNLRAPEALSVVGFDDASYADFTQPRISTIRQPAHQMGHTAVTLMLRLLHGETVPELTRLPVEWVARDSILPLPAAR from the coding sequence ATGATTAAAAAACGGGTTTTACTTGCCGACGTCGCGAACCTGGCCGGGCTTTCCAAGGCCACCGTATCGCGCTATCTCAACAACAGCCTTGTCCTGCCGCAGCAAACTGCAGCGCGGATAGAGGCGGCTATCCATCAACTGGATTATCGCGGCAACAGCCTGGCGCGGCGCCTAAGCAAAGGAGGCAGCGAAACCCTGGGGCTGGTGCTGCCGGACATCACTAACCCGTTTTTCGCCGAACTGGCGGACGCCGCGGAAGAAGCCGCATCGGCGCAGGGCTACAGCCTGGTGCTGTGCGTCACGCGTAACGATCCGGAAAAAGAGCGCCAGTTTATCCGCTGGCTGGATACCTGCCAGGTGGACGGCCTGCTGTTCACCACCAACCGCCCGGACGACGGGCTGCTACGCCGCGAGATCCAACGCCACTCGCGCATTGTTCTGCTGGACGAAGACATCCCCGGCAGCCGCGCCCCGAAAGTGTTTGCCGATAACCAACAGGGCGGGCGGATCGCCACCGAGCAGTTGATTGCCGCCGGCCACCGGCGCATCGCCTTCGTCGGCGGGCCGGACGCGCTGATGAGCGTGCGTGAACGCTATCAGGGGTTTTGCGAGGCGCTAGAACAGGCTGGCCTGCAGTGCCCACCGGAGTGGGTGATGCATGGCGAATACCAGCGCACCTACGGCACCGATGCCCTGAATATCCTGTTCAGCGCATGGGAAAAACCCACCGCCATCTTCGCCGCCAGCGATTATCTGGTGCTCGGTATCCTAGACGGGCTGCGCGCGCGCAACCTGCGGGCGCCGGAAGCGCTCTCCGTGGTCGGCTTTGATGACGCCAGCTACGCAGACTTTACCCAACCGCGAATCTCGACCATCCGCCAGCCGGCTCACCAGATGGGCCACACCGCCGTCACGCTGATGCTGCGTTTGCTGCATGGCGAAACGGTGCCCGAACTGACGCGCCTGCCGGTGGAATGGGTCGCCCGGGATTCCATTCTTCCCCTGCCCGCCGCGCGCTAA
- a CDS encoding CobW family GTP-binding protein: MARTALTILNGFLGAGKTTLLKSLLAQANQRKLAIGVIVNDMSTLDVDGVLIANSEIVSANKQNFVTIAADSISSRSGIQKLDVALETLLASQRFDHIFLETSGSSHPLPLIKRLRDHPRVALKGFLSLVDAAMLDNDYAAGAALLPRWQARLAQGRRGMENLLAEQILFCSHLLLTKVDHLPAARVLAVAHAIHPINPGVAVVATRWGNLKLDDVLAMPDYDFYRVARLVDELEQQVENETFTLASRVIEDDRPFHPQRLWDTYHQYLGAGIHRSKGFFWLPSRDDLALLWNQAAGRISLEFISYWKAGVLAHQDGRLNADERRILQQQLASMPGRFGDRRCSLTVIGRHDQVEPFAAALRQCFLTPEEIDWWAAGGQFADPWPSTVARLKA, from the coding sequence ATGGCGCGAACCGCGTTAACCATACTGAACGGCTTTCTCGGCGCGGGGAAAACCACGCTGCTGAAAAGCCTGCTGGCCCAGGCCAACCAACGGAAGTTGGCGATCGGCGTAATTGTCAATGATATGAGTACGCTGGACGTGGACGGCGTGCTGATTGCCAACAGCGAGATCGTCTCGGCCAACAAGCAGAACTTTGTGACGATTGCCGCCGACAGCATCAGCAGCCGCAGCGGCATCCAAAAGCTGGATGTCGCGCTGGAGACCCTGCTGGCAAGCCAACGTTTTGACCATATTTTTCTCGAAACCTCCGGCAGCAGCCACCCATTGCCGCTGATTAAACGGCTGCGCGATCATCCGCGGGTGGCGCTGAAAGGGTTTCTCTCATTAGTGGATGCCGCCATGCTGGATAACGACTACGCCGCGGGCGCCGCGCTGTTGCCGCGTTGGCAGGCCCGTTTGGCGCAGGGGCGGCGCGGTATGGAGAACCTGCTGGCGGAGCAAATCCTGTTTTGCAGCCATCTGCTGCTGACCAAAGTCGATCATTTACCGGCGGCGCGCGTGCTGGCGGTCGCCCATGCGATTCACCCGATAAACCCCGGCGTGGCGGTCGTCGCGACCCGCTGGGGTAACCTGAAGCTGGACGATGTGCTGGCCATGCCGGATTACGATTTTTATCGTGTGGCCAGGCTGGTGGACGAGTTGGAACAGCAGGTCGAGAACGAAACCTTTACTCTCGCATCACGGGTGATTGAAGACGATCGCCCGTTTCATCCCCAGCGCCTGTGGGATACCTATCATCAATACCTCGGGGCCGGTATTCACCGCAGCAAAGGGTTTTTCTGGTTGCCAAGCCGGGACGATCTGGCGCTGCTGTGGAACCAGGCCGCCGGGCGCATCAGCCTGGAGTTCATCAGCTATTGGAAGGCGGGCGTGCTGGCCCATCAGGATGGCCGGTTGAACGCCGACGAACGGCGGATCTTGCAGCAACAGTTGGCGAGCATGCCGGGGCGCTTTGGCGACAGGCGCTGCAGCCTGACGGTCATCGGCCGGCACGATCAGGTTGAACCGTTCGCCGCCGCCCTGCGGCAATGCTTTCTCACGCCGGAAGAGATCGACTGGTGGGCGGCGGGCGGCCAGTTTGCCGATCCCTGGCCCAGCACGGTAGCCAGGCTCAAGGCCTAG
- a CDS encoding BtpA/SgcQ family protein: protein MGSISAEKTSAIQDIFSRSKVVIGVIHCAPFPGAPKYRGKTVGDITDRALYDAENYLSGGVHGLIIENHGDIPFSKPEDIGPETAALMAVITDNIRRRFQVPLGINVLANAAVPALATALAGGADFIRVNQWANAYIANEGFIEGAAAKALRYRSQLRAEHIRVFADSHVKHGSHAIVADRTIAELTRDVEFFDADAVIATGQRTGDSATLSEIDDIRSATSLPLLVGSGVTPGNVVEILGRTQGVIVASALKQDGVWWNPVDPARVKHFMSVAKTALEA from the coding sequence ATGGGTTCTATATCAGCAGAAAAAACCAGCGCTATTCAAGATATTTTTTCCCGGAGTAAAGTGGTGATTGGCGTTATTCACTGCGCGCCTTTTCCGGGTGCGCCAAAATACCGTGGTAAAACAGTGGGTGATATTACAGACCGCGCTTTATATGATGCTGAAAATTATCTTTCCGGCGGTGTTCACGGTTTGATTATAGAAAATCATGGCGATATTCCATTTTCTAAACCCGAGGATATCGGCCCGGAAACCGCGGCGTTGATGGCGGTGATTACCGATAATATCCGCCGCCGGTTTCAGGTGCCGCTGGGGATTAATGTTTTGGCCAATGCCGCTGTTCCCGCGCTGGCGACAGCGCTGGCCGGCGGCGCGGATTTTATTCGCGTTAATCAATGGGCCAATGCCTACATCGCCAACGAAGGGTTTATTGAAGGCGCGGCGGCCAAAGCCCTGCGCTACCGCAGCCAACTGCGAGCCGAGCACATCCGGGTTTTTGCCGACAGCCATGTTAAACACGGCAGCCATGCGATCGTCGCCGATCGCACCATTGCGGAATTAACCCGTGACGTTGAGTTCTTTGACGCGGACGCGGTGATCGCCACCGGGCAGCGCACCGGCGACAGCGCCACGCTAAGTGAAATAGACGACATACGCAGTGCGACGTCCTTGCCTTTGCTGGTGGGCTCGGGCGTGACCCCTGGCAACGTGGTTGAGATCCTGGGCCGTACCCAGGGGGTGATCGTCGCCAGCGCGCTGAAACAGGACGGGGTGTGGTGGAACCCGGTGGATCCGGCGCGGGTTAAACACTTTATGTCCGTGGCGAAAACGGCGTTGGAGGCATGA
- a CDS encoding substrate-binding domain-containing protein, with amino-acid sequence MMLFNTGNKRLITSALVISALFIGKAIAAAPTYALVQINQQALFFNLMNKGAQEEAKATGKNLVIFNANDNPVAQNDAIENYIQQGVKGILVDAIDVNGIMPAVKEAAAKNIPVIAIDAVLPAGPQASQVGVDNIEGGKIIGNYFLDYVNKNSAGKARIGIVGALNSAIQNDRQKGFEDTLKGHSGISVANVVDGRNIQDDAMTAAENLITGNPDLTAIYATGEPALLGAIAAVENQGKQGDIKVFGWDLTARAISGIDAGYVAAVLQQDPETMGREAVKALNALTSGQSVEKNILVPATVVTKANVDTYRSLFK; translated from the coding sequence ATCATGTTATTCAACACCGGAAATAAACGGCTTATTACCAGCGCACTGGTTATCTCTGCTTTATTTATCGGCAAAGCGATTGCCGCCGCCCCCACCTACGCACTGGTGCAAATTAACCAGCAGGCATTATTTTTTAATCTGATGAATAAAGGCGCCCAAGAAGAGGCTAAAGCCACGGGCAAAAACCTGGTTATTTTTAATGCCAACGATAACCCCGTAGCGCAAAACGATGCGATCGAAAATTATATTCAGCAGGGGGTGAAGGGGATCCTGGTGGATGCTATTGATGTTAATGGCATTATGCCTGCGGTAAAAGAAGCCGCCGCGAAAAATATCCCGGTCATTGCTATTGATGCCGTTTTGCCTGCCGGGCCACAGGCTTCCCAGGTGGGCGTGGATAACATCGAAGGCGGGAAAATTATCGGTAACTACTTCCTCGATTATGTAAATAAAAACAGCGCCGGCAAAGCGCGCATCGGTATTGTCGGCGCGCTCAATTCCGCGATCCAAAATGACCGCCAAAAAGGTTTTGAAGACACACTGAAAGGCCATAGTGGTATTTCCGTCGCCAATGTGGTGGATGGGCGCAATATTCAGGACGACGCCATGACAGCGGCGGAAAACCTGATCACCGGCAACCCGGATCTTACCGCTATCTATGCCACCGGCGAGCCGGCGCTGCTTGGCGCGATTGCAGCGGTGGAAAATCAGGGTAAACAAGGGGATATCAAGGTCTTTGGTTGGGATCTGACCGCGCGCGCCATCAGCGGCATTGATGCCGGCTACGTGGCCGCCGTGTTGCAGCAGGATCCTGAAACTATGGGCCGTGAAGCGGTGAAAGCGCTTAATGCGTTAACCAGCGGCCAAAGCGTGGAAAAAAACATTCTGGTGCCGGCTACGGTGGTGACAAAAGCCAACGTGGATACTTACCGCTCACTGTTTAAATAA
- a CDS encoding ribokinase, translated as MHIYVAGNITVDETWQCETLPTKGESLLGKKISQDIGGKGANQAIILSRCGLPVTLIAGHGDDHYGQWITENLRNDTLEFYPPTPLATHSDTSIIFTTADGDNAIMTSSEAAERLATEMILQALGQAQPGDVLLQQGNFSVAKTRALFTFARQRKMLTVFNPSPVQPGFAALWPLVDIAVLNEHEARLLAPDPATTQVVITQGPQGAVLYHQQQRTHVPACPAAAVDTTGAGDTFLAVMLASALLRGGLPDRLALLHASRAAALTIGRRGTYRAFPNGATLAALLQSGQ; from the coding sequence ATGCATATCTATGTTGCCGGTAATATTACCGTGGATGAAACCTGGCAATGTGAAACATTGCCCACCAAAGGTGAATCCCTTCTGGGTAAAAAGATCTCGCAGGATATCGGCGGCAAAGGAGCAAACCAGGCCATTATTTTATCCCGCTGCGGGCTACCGGTCACTTTAATTGCCGGGCATGGCGACGATCATTACGGGCAATGGATAACAGAAAACCTCCGTAATGACACGCTGGAATTTTACCCGCCCACCCCATTAGCCACACATTCCGATACCTCCATTATTTTTACTACCGCCGATGGCGATAATGCGATCATGACCAGCAGCGAAGCCGCCGAGCGGCTGGCGACGGAAATGATCCTCCAAGCGTTGGGCCAGGCCCAACCGGGGGACGTGCTGTTGCAACAGGGGAATTTCTCCGTCGCAAAAACCCGTGCGCTGTTCACCTTTGCCCGCCAGCGAAAAATGCTGACGGTATTTAACCCCTCGCCGGTGCAGCCCGGCTTTGCCGCCTTGTGGCCGCTGGTGGACATCGCCGTGCTTAACGAGCACGAAGCCCGCCTGCTAGCACCCGATCCGGCCACAACCCAGGTGGTGATCACCCAAGGCCCGCAGGGCGCGGTGCTTTATCACCAGCAGCAGCGCACGCACGTGCCCGCCTGCCCCGCCGCCGCCGTCGACACCACCGGCGCTGGCGATACCTTCCTGGCAGTGATGCTGGCCTCTGCCTTGTTGCGCGGCGGCCTGCCCGACAGGCTAGCGCTGCTGCACGCCAGCCGTGCCGCCGCGCTCACCATCGGCCGCCGCGGCACCTACCGGGCATTCCCCAACGGCGCCACGCTGGCGGCGCTGCTGCAAAGCGGGCAATAA
- a CDS encoding ABC transporter ATP-binding protein — protein sequence MTQIKPAPTTPILSVKNLTVALPAGMDRQYAVENLSFALYPGEILCIIGESGSGKSVTAHAAMGLLPKVLTVQHGEICLHGKDLLQETPAALRNLQGRAIAIIFQDPLSALNPIMTIGQQIAEVMEAHKVGTPASRQQKVLSLLSEVGLPDPLTVQHQYPFNLSGGQRQRVMIAIALALDPDVLIADEPTTALDVTTQAQILQLIRTIQQRKRMSVMFITHDFGVVEEMADRVLVMQKGRLVEAGDARQVLSQPVHPYTQQLIAAVPRMASQPKPAKESSPIVLQVNNLQKTYNASGGWLTKKRQVRALNNVNFTIHKGKTLGIVGESGSGKSSLGRILVKLLAADSGQILFDGRDIVAISEAEFRPLRRWIQMIFQDPFASLNPRQTIGTILSVGPLTHGGMTRHEVREKALRLLALVGLDESAYNRYPHEFSGGQRQRIGIARALMFDPVLLVADESVSALDVSVQAQVLQLLADVQQKTQVAIMFITHDLRVASQICDEIAVLYKGEIVEQGTPHEVFFSPHHPYTQKLVSAIPGSER from the coding sequence ATGACACAGATTAAACCAGCCCCAACGACCCCGATTCTGTCGGTTAAAAACTTAACCGTCGCCTTGCCGGCGGGTATGGATCGTCAATACGCGGTGGAAAACCTCTCGTTCGCACTCTATCCCGGTGAAATTCTGTGCATTATCGGCGAATCCGGCTCCGGGAAATCCGTGACGGCGCACGCGGCGATGGGGTTGCTGCCGAAGGTGCTCACGGTGCAACACGGTGAGATATGCCTGCACGGCAAAGACCTGCTGCAGGAAACGCCGGCCGCACTGCGCAACCTGCAGGGGCGCGCCATTGCGATCATTTTCCAGGATCCGCTCTCGGCGCTGAACCCGATCATGACCATCGGCCAGCAGATCGCCGAAGTGATGGAAGCGCATAAGGTCGGCACGCCCGCATCACGCCAGCAAAAGGTACTTTCCCTGTTGAGCGAAGTGGGCCTGCCCGACCCGCTGACGGTGCAACATCAGTATCCGTTCAACCTCTCCGGCGGCCAGCGCCAGCGGGTGATGATCGCCATAGCGCTGGCGTTGGATCCGGACGTGCTGATCGCCGATGAGCCTACCACGGCGCTGGACGTCACCACCCAGGCGCAAATACTGCAGTTGATCCGCACGATTCAGCAGCGCAAACGCATGAGCGTGATGTTTATTACCCACGATTTCGGCGTGGTGGAAGAGATGGCCGACCGCGTGCTGGTGATGCAAAAAGGCCGCCTGGTTGAGGCCGGCGATGCGCGCCAGGTGCTGTCGCAGCCGGTTCACCCCTATACCCAACAATTGATTGCCGCGGTGCCGCGCATGGCCAGCCAGCCAAAACCGGCTAAGGAGAGCAGCCCGATCGTGCTGCAGGTGAATAACCTGCAAAAAACCTATAACGCTTCTGGCGGCTGGTTGACGAAGAAACGCCAGGTGCGGGCGCTTAATAACGTTAACTTCACCATCCACAAAGGCAAAACGCTGGGGATCGTCGGCGAATCCGGCTCGGGGAAATCGTCTTTGGGCCGCATTCTGGTCAAGCTGCTGGCGGCGGATTCCGGGCAGATTCTGTTTGACGGGCGCGATATCGTGGCGATCTCCGAAGCGGAATTTCGCCCGCTGCGCCGCTGGATCCAGATGATATTTCAGGATCCCTTCGCCTCCCTTAACCCGCGCCAAACCATCGGCACAATTTTATCGGTCGGCCCGCTGACCCATGGCGGCATGACCCGCCATGAAGTGCGGGAAAAGGCGCTGCGTCTGTTAGCGCTGGTTGGGCTAGATGAAAGCGCCTATAACCGCTACCCACACGAGTTCTCCGGCGGGCAGCGCCAGCGCATCGGCATCGCCCGGGCGTTAATGTTTGATCCGGTATTGCTGGTGGCCGATGAGTCGGTTTCCGCGCTGGACGTTTCCGTGCAGGCGCAGGTGCTGCAATTACTGGCCGACGTGCAGCAAAAAACCCAGGTCGCCATCATGTTCATCACCCACGACTTGCGCGTGGCGAGCCAGATTTGCGATGAAATCGCCGTGCTGTACAAGGGCGAGATCGTTGAGCAAGGCACCCCGCATGAGGTGTTCTTTTCCCCGCACCATCCTTATACCCAAAAGCTGGTGAGCGCCATCCCCGGCAGCGAACGCTAA
- a CDS encoding TraR/DksA C4-type zinc finger protein — MPKTATKEEDLIMAMPAEDYMNARQRAFFHQRLLAERAALLQHIDELKAGLQPGEPKGDEGEQAAREEELRFLFRQIDRESRLLPKLDAALQRIRAGEYGYCQETGEPIGLRRLLLRPTAELSIDAKTRQENKEAHYRK, encoded by the coding sequence ATGCCAAAAACCGCAACAAAAGAAGAAGACCTCATCATGGCCATGCCCGCGGAAGACTATATGAACGCCCGGCAACGGGCGTTTTTCCACCAGCGATTATTGGCCGAACGCGCTGCATTATTACAGCACATTGATGAACTGAAGGCCGGGCTTCAGCCCGGCGAACCAAAGGGCGATGAAGGCGAGCAGGCTGCCCGGGAAGAGGAACTGCGTTTCCTGTTCCGGCAAATCGACCGTGAAAGCCGGTTGCTGCCCAAACTGGATGCGGCCCTGCAACGCATCAGGGCCGGTGAGTACGGCTACTGCCAGGAAACCGGCGAACCTATCGGCCTGCGCCGCCTGCTGCTGCGGCCTACCGCCGAGCTGAGTATCGATGCGAAAACCCGGCAGGAAAACAAAGAAGCACATTACCGCAAATAG
- a CDS encoding MurR/RpiR family transcriptional regulator, translating into MKTPNAKKTPAPQDLYGERLRHRKHLLSPRLYTVAMYIDQHRSAVLNQTAIEIAAETHTSDASVVRAIQALGFSGLRDLKNVLTSYLGQALSPAAKMASTINALKPDVNASIDFVLEGYRVACETLAEENNRRALAQATALLQGAARVAVFGLGASAILAEYTARQFNRNGTPAYVLNRTGLSLNEQLIGMAKGDVLIMMAQRSAHREGITTLNEARRLGIPVILLTGTHDSVFGKAADAVIFIPRSAQPGKMPVHGTPLVGLEILVLALTAASPQVPLQTMNRLYELNNSITKPKKPVR; encoded by the coding sequence GTGAAAACGCCAAACGCTAAAAAAACCCCTGCGCCCCAGGATCTGTACGGCGAACGCTTGCGTCACCGCAAGCATCTGTTGTCCCCGCGTTTGTATACGGTTGCCATGTATATCGATCAGCACCGCAGCGCCGTGCTGAATCAAACGGCCATTGAGATTGCGGCGGAAACTCACACCTCGGACGCATCGGTGGTGCGGGCCATCCAGGCGTTGGGCTTTTCCGGGCTGCGCGATCTGAAAAACGTGCTGACCAGCTATCTGGGGCAAGCGCTCTCCCCCGCCGCCAAGATGGCCTCCACCATCAATGCATTAAAACCCGACGTCAACGCCAGTATTGACTTTGTGCTGGAGGGTTACCGCGTGGCCTGTGAAACGCTGGCCGAAGAAAACAACCGCCGGGCGTTAGCGCAGGCGACGGCCTTGCTGCAGGGGGCGGCGCGCGTGGCGGTGTTTGGGCTGGGCGCCTCCGCCATTCTGGCGGAATACACCGCCCGGCAGTTCAACCGCAATGGCACCCCGGCCTATGTGCTCAACCGCACCGGGTTATCGTTGAATGAACAACTGATCGGCATGGCCAAGGGGGATGTGCTGATCATGATGGCGCAGCGCAGCGCCCACCGTGAAGGCATTACCACGCTAAATGAAGCCCGCCGGCTGGGCATCCCGGTGATTTTACTGACCGGCACCCACGATTCGGTGTTCGGTAAGGCCGCCGATGCGGTGATTTTCATTCCCCGCAGCGCGCAGCCGGGGAAAATGCCGGTTCATGGCACCCCGCTGGTCGGCCTAGAGATTTTGGTATTGGCGCTTACCGCCGCTTCCCCGCAGGTGCCGCTGCAAACCATGAACCGGCTTTATGAGCTGAATAACTCCATCACAAAACCCAAAAAGCCGGTGCGATAA
- a CDS encoding TonB-dependent siderophore receptor, translated as MAICSGAHATDETLTVTAAGGTADANRSYSSDSSTTGSRTAAPRNETPQSISVVTPQVIKDYQVKKVNDAIKFVSGIAQGNTLGGIEDGFVKRGFGANSDGSVFIDGVRSNQGLAMDASIDRIEVLKGSASLMYGILNPGGVINLISKKPQYSWNTHISGQTSSFGGGTGLVDVTGPLGNGFAFRMIAERQREDYWRNFGVNEHTLIAPSLSWYGDRASFNIGYVEYKYDIPYDRGTAFIGGKPVNIPYNQRLDDSANHAWGKNKRLNINGSWALNDTWETHLNYAWMQRRYDSNEVRATAINTTTGIVSRRADANRGFNHQTEYVSWDVSGSPQLWGMQHDLMLGVDYEQNETYKAYSWRGAVSNSFNMYDPVYGEEPVIGDSTYNDANSNLRTNLYSRSLFVKDSIHLNDKWIAVLGGRFQRYTQTSSSGFVTPESTLNDRGNTFLPQLGLVYKLTPDVSLYGSYSRSFTPSTQTDDDGNVASTEKGTTYEVGGKWQVTPAFSATMALYRIDEKDMSIFINGVTRSIPKARSTGVEFELNGELSPDWNVIANYSYDKTEIVEDNVNPDNVGNRLVNAPRNMGSLYLTHTLRFNWLPGELRVGGGGRYVGTRAGDPENSFTMPDYTVADAFVAWDSTLIGKHTQLKLNVNNLFNKEYYESSAGNLRVIEGEPRVVYVQASVDF; from the coding sequence ATGGCTATTTGTAGTGGCGCCCATGCCACGGATGAAACGCTCACCGTTACCGCCGCCGGCGGCACTGCGGATGCCAACCGTAGCTATAGCAGCGACAGCAGCACGACGGGCAGCCGCACGGCGGCGCCACGTAATGAAACGCCGCAGTCGATCAGCGTGGTCACACCGCAGGTGATCAAGGATTACCAGGTTAAAAAGGTTAATGATGCCATTAAGTTTGTCAGTGGCATTGCGCAGGGCAATACCCTGGGCGGCATAGAAGACGGTTTTGTCAAACGTGGTTTTGGTGCCAACTCCGACGGCTCCGTTTTTATCGATGGCGTTCGCAGTAACCAAGGGTTGGCGATGGACGCTTCGATTGACCGCATCGAAGTGCTGAAAGGCTCGGCCTCGCTGATGTACGGCATCCTCAACCCCGGCGGCGTGATCAACCTGATCAGCAAAAAGCCCCAGTACAGTTGGAATACCCATATCAGCGGGCAAACCAGCAGCTTTGGTGGGGGAACGGGCCTGGTTGATGTCACCGGCCCGCTAGGCAACGGTTTCGCATTCCGGATGATTGCTGAACGCCAACGTGAAGACTATTGGCGCAATTTTGGCGTTAACGAACACACCCTGATCGCGCCGTCACTAAGCTGGTATGGCGATCGCGCCTCTTTCAATATTGGCTATGTGGAATATAAATACGATATTCCGTATGACCGCGGCACCGCGTTTATCGGCGGCAAGCCTGTCAACATACCGTATAACCAGCGGCTGGATGACAGCGCCAACCACGCCTGGGGGAAAAACAAGCGGCTGAATATCAACGGCAGTTGGGCACTGAATGACACCTGGGAAACTCACCTGAACTACGCGTGGATGCAACGGCGTTACGACAGCAACGAAGTGCGGGCGACGGCGATTAATACCACCACCGGCATCGTCTCGCGCCGGGCCGACGCCAACCGCGGCTTTAACCACCAAACGGAGTATGTTTCCTGGGACGTCAGCGGCAGCCCGCAATTATGGGGGATGCAGCACGATCTGATGCTGGGCGTGGATTATGAACAAAACGAAACCTACAAAGCCTATTCCTGGCGCGGCGCGGTATCGAACTCGTTCAATATGTACGATCCGGTCTATGGCGAGGAGCCGGTGATTGGCGACAGCACCTACAACGACGCTAACAGTAACCTGCGCACCAACCTGTACAGCCGTTCGCTGTTCGTCAAAGACAGCATTCACCTGAACGATAAGTGGATCGCCGTGCTGGGGGGGCGTTTCCAGCGTTATACCCAAACGTCCAGCAGCGGCTTCGTCACGCCGGAATCCACCCTTAACGATCGCGGCAATACTTTCTTACCGCAGTTGGGCCTGGTGTATAAACTGACGCCGGACGTATCGCTTTACGGCAGCTATAGCCGCTCTTTCACCCCGTCGACGCAGACCGACGACGACGGCAACGTTGCTTCGACTGAAAAGGGCACGACCTATGAAGTTGGCGGCAAATGGCAGGTGACGCCGGCCTTTTCCGCGACGATGGCGCTGTATCGTATTGATGAAAAGGACATGTCGATCTTTATCAACGGCGTTACGCGCAGTATTCCCAAAGCGCGCTCCACCGGGGTGGAGTTTGAGCTGAATGGCGAACTGTCGCCGGACTGGAACGTGATCGCCAACTACAGCTACGACAAAACCGAGATCGTCGAAGACAATGTTAACCCGGATAACGTTGGCAACCGCCTGGTGAACGCGCCACGCAATATGGGCAGCCTGTACCTGACCCATACGCTGCGCTTTAACTGGCTGCCCGGTGAACTGCGCGTTGGCGGCGGTGGCCGCTATGTCGGCACCCGGGCGGGTGATCCGGAAAACAGCTTCACCATGCCGGATTACACCGTGGCTGATGCGTTTGTCGCCTGGGACAGTACTCTGATCGGCAAGCACACCCAGCTGAAGCTGAATGTGAACAACCTGTTTAACAAGGAATACTACGAATCCAGCGCCGGCAACCTGCGCGTCATCGAGGGCGAGCCGCGGGTCGTCTATGTGCAGGCTTCAGTAGACTTCTGA
- a CDS encoding TenA family protein: protein MASFSERLLHEHQTGWQAMQQHRFVRAIENDDLPAAVFNRYLVYEGDFVATAVAILALGVSHAPDTARQRWLIGGLNELVDTQISWFETVLAKRRINRASYLPAPAGVQHFQQGMLHAARQGGYPDIITLMFGAEWMYYHWCARAAQRPQQDDDLRQWVEMHAAATFFQQANRLKAELDTCAQALDEGEKQRLSSLYGNVLRWEIDFHSAAWE, encoded by the coding sequence ATGGCATCATTCAGCGAACGTCTGTTGCACGAACACCAAACGGGGTGGCAGGCCATGCAGCAGCACCGTTTTGTGCGCGCGATTGAAAACGACGATCTACCGGCGGCGGTGTTTAACCGTTACCTGGTCTATGAAGGCGATTTCGTTGCCACCGCCGTGGCTATTTTGGCTTTGGGGGTAAGCCATGCGCCGGATACGGCGCGCCAGCGCTGGCTTATCGGCGGGCTAAATGAGTTGGTGGATACGCAAATCAGCTGGTTTGAAACGGTGCTGGCGAAACGGCGCATCAACCGGGCGAGCTATCTGCCGGCCCCGGCCGGCGTGCAGCATTTCCAACAGGGGATGCTGCACGCCGCGCGGCAAGGGGGTTACCCGGACATCATCACCCTGATGTTTGGCGCCGAATGGATGTATTACCACTGGTGCGCACGTGCGGCGCAGCGCCCCCAGCAAGATGACGATCTGCGCCAGTGGGTGGAGATGCACGCTGCGGCCACGTTTTTCCAGCAGGCTAACAGGTTGAAAGCCGAACTGGATACCTGTGCGCAGGCGCTGGATGAAGGGGAAAAGCAGCGGCTTTCGAGCTTGTACGGCAATGTGCTGCGTTGGGAAATCGACTTTCACAGCGCCGCCTGGGAATAA